TATCTCAAAATGATCGAAGCCGCTAAGTGAACGCTGAAGGCGGGGGCACTTTTATGGAATATACACATGAATATTTAAAAAACACTCTTTATACAGCTATTCTTTGCGACGTGATGGACCAGTTGGGCTACAAACACCAGGCGCTGGGGGATCAGTTCCGCCCTCTGGATCCGGACGTGGTCCTTTTTGGCCGCGCTTTCACCAGTATCGGGACGCAGGTCTATTCCATGCCGGAAAATCCGCTCACCGCCCAGTGCAAAGTCATCGACCAAATCTCGGAGGGCGAGGTTTACGTGCTCGTTACGCGGGGTGAATACGATTGCGCTCTCATGGGCGAGCTGCTGGCGACGGCCATACAGGTGAAAAAAGGCGCAGGCGCGCTGATAGACGGTCGATCCCGCGACCTGCGCAAAATGAAGGAAATGGGTTTCCCTCTGTATTACAAGGGAAGTTTGCCCCTCTCCTCCAAAGGGCGCTGTGAGGTCAGCGAGTGCAAAATTCCGATCAAAATAGACGGCGTTCTGATCAACCCCGGCGACTACATTTTCGCCGATCTCGACGGCGTGGCCATCATCCCTCAGGATATAGCGGAAGAGGTATTCACGAAGGCGCTGGAAATTGTTAAAAAAGAGGATACCGTCAGAGAAAATTTGCTGAAAGGTGCCACTCTTGCGGATACTTACGCAAAAATAGGCGCGATGTAATATTTATGTAATATTTCAAATTAGAGCAGGCAGAATTAATAAAATATACGGCCCGACTGACCTTCGGATTCAACGCAACCCTGTGGAACAGCCTCTTTTTCGAAGCCGCTCCGCAGGGTTGT
This genomic window from Synergistaceae bacterium contains:
- a CDS encoding RraA family protein codes for the protein MEYTHEYLKNTLYTAILCDVMDQLGYKHQALGDQFRPLDPDVVLFGRAFTSIGTQVYSMPENPLTAQCKVIDQISEGEVYVLVTRGEYDCALMGELLATAIQVKKGAGALIDGRSRDLRKMKEMGFPLYYKGSLPLSSKGRCEVSECKIPIKIDGVLINPGDYIFADLDGVAIIPQDIAEEVFTKALEIVKKEDTVRENLLKGATLADTYAKIGAM